In one Corallococcus sp. EGB genomic region, the following are encoded:
- the tssB gene encoding type VI secretion system contractile sheath small subunit, whose amino-acid sequence MAIQDQLPKSRITLTYRTTINGEQETVNLPLRLLVMGDFSLKSSEDRKQDLETRKLRSVDGRNLDELMKDMKMSASFEVPNRINPDVEAALNVTLPIDRMKSFHPDEIVKHVPKLKALLLLKTLLVEMQSNIDNRKELRRELYDLFSKPEALKELLNELKGYETMRLPAGEAAKTEAPAGAAAAGKPSAGAAAATAAVAATVAAGAKPPAAS is encoded by the coding sequence GTGGCCATTCAGGACCAGCTTCCCAAATCCCGCATCACCCTTACGTACCGCACCACCATCAACGGCGAGCAGGAGACGGTGAACCTGCCGTTGCGCCTCCTGGTCATGGGCGACTTCTCGCTGAAGTCCTCCGAGGACCGCAAGCAGGACCTGGAGACGCGGAAGCTACGGTCCGTGGACGGCCGCAACCTCGACGAGTTGATGAAGGACATGAAGATGTCCGCCAGCTTCGAGGTCCCCAACCGCATCAACCCGGACGTGGAGGCGGCGCTCAACGTCACGCTCCCCATCGACCGGATGAAGTCCTTCCACCCGGATGAGATCGTCAAGCACGTGCCGAAGCTCAAGGCGCTGCTGCTCCTGAAGACGCTCCTCGTGGAGATGCAGTCGAACATCGACAACCGCAAGGAACTGCGCCGCGAGCTCTACGACCTGTTCTCCAAGCCGGAGGCGCTCAAGGAGCTGCTCAACGAGCTCAAGGGCTACGAGACCATGCGTCTGCCCGCCGGTGAGGCCGCGAAGACGGAGGCGCCCGCCGGTGCCGCCGCCGCGGGCAAGCCGAGCGCGGGTGCCGCCGCCGCCACGGCCGCGGTCGCCGCCACCGTCGCCGCGGGCGCCAAGCCCCCGGCCGCTTCCTGA
- the tssC gene encoding type VI secretion system contractile sheath large subunit, translating into MAETTYLKRLFTSVRLDPPQESAPMITTNFAPAVDEQQVTLESRFLSSVAALLQNVAPVEGPDNAAPRFDKGQVLDVISRIDRMIDAQMNEILHNETFQKLESTWRGLEDLVNHTNFKANIAIDILDVGKDELAEDFENNSSNIFAGALFDKVYIQEYDQYGGRPFGAIVGLYDFSSSPADLTWLQRMAKISNAAHAPFISAVNHKFFGCESIEEMEAIKNLEGVLAHPRFGRWNAFRDTEEAAYVGLTFPRYVLRLPWHPDKNPCDVLNFTETASGDSDKYLWGNSAILLARNMVKAFEISGWCQSIRGPKGGGLISGLPVDTFTLRGQEEIKAPVEIAIPDYREYEFARSGFIPLVYRKGSSDATFFSTQSAKVAKTFKDPKDSENSQLVTNLAYTFSITRLAHYVKCIMRDNIGNTADAPYIQRQLDSWLSNYVTTVANPDDLTVRRFPFKASSVTVFPRPGEIGWYDCKLAVLPHIQFEGLNVELMLESRLG; encoded by the coding sequence ATGGCTGAGACCACCTACCTGAAGCGCCTGTTCACCAGCGTCCGGCTCGATCCGCCCCAGGAATCGGCGCCGATGATCACCACCAACTTCGCGCCCGCCGTCGACGAGCAGCAGGTCACCCTGGAGAGCCGCTTCCTCTCCAGCGTCGCCGCGCTGCTGCAGAACGTGGCCCCCGTCGAGGGCCCGGACAACGCCGCCCCCCGCTTCGACAAGGGCCAGGTGCTGGACGTCATCAGCCGCATCGATCGCATGATCGACGCGCAGATGAACGAGATCCTCCACAACGAGACCTTCCAGAAGCTGGAGTCCACGTGGCGCGGCCTGGAGGACCTGGTCAACCACACCAACTTCAAGGCCAACATCGCCATCGACATCCTGGACGTCGGCAAGGATGAGCTGGCCGAGGACTTCGAGAACAACTCCAGCAACATCTTCGCCGGAGCGCTGTTCGACAAGGTCTACATCCAGGAGTACGACCAGTACGGCGGCCGTCCCTTCGGCGCCATCGTGGGCCTGTACGACTTCTCCTCGTCGCCCGCGGACCTGACCTGGCTGCAGCGCATGGCGAAGATCTCCAACGCCGCGCACGCGCCGTTCATCTCCGCCGTGAACCACAAGTTCTTCGGCTGCGAGAGCATCGAGGAGATGGAGGCCATCAAGAACCTGGAGGGCGTGCTCGCCCACCCGCGGTTCGGCCGCTGGAACGCGTTCCGCGACACGGAGGAGGCCGCGTACGTCGGCCTGACCTTCCCGCGCTACGTGCTGCGCCTGCCCTGGCACCCGGACAAGAACCCCTGCGACGTCCTCAACTTCACCGAGACGGCCAGCGGCGACTCCGACAAGTACCTCTGGGGCAACTCCGCCATCCTGCTCGCGCGCAACATGGTGAAGGCGTTCGAGATCTCCGGCTGGTGCCAGTCCATCCGCGGCCCGAAGGGCGGCGGCCTCATCTCCGGCCTGCCGGTGGACACCTTCACCCTGCGCGGCCAGGAGGAGATCAAGGCCCCCGTGGAGATCGCCATCCCGGACTACCGCGAGTACGAGTTCGCGAGGAGCGGCTTCATCCCGCTCGTGTACCGCAAGGGGTCCAGCGACGCGACGTTCTTCAGCACCCAGTCCGCCAAGGTCGCCAAGACCTTCAAGGACCCCAAGGACTCGGAGAACTCACAGCTCGTCACCAACCTGGCCTACACGTTCTCCATCACGCGGCTGGCGCACTACGTGAAGTGCATCATGCGCGACAACATCGGCAACACGGCGGACGCGCCCTACATCCAGCGGCAGCTGGACTCGTGGCTGTCCAACTACGTCACGACCGTGGCCAACCCGGACGACCTCACCGTGCGCCGCTTCCCGTTCAAGGCGAGCAGCGTGACCGTCTTCCCGCGCCCCGGTGAGATCGGCTGGTACGACTGCAAGCTGGCCGTGCTCCCGCACATCCAGTTCGAAGGCCTCAACGTGGAGCTGATGCTCGAGTCGCGGCTCGGTTGA
- the tssK gene encoding type VI secretion system baseplate subunit TssK yields MQRYKLARVRWHVGQTLLPEHFVAQEDALDAEIRLHATLSGLPSYGVANLAWNESLLQSGSLSISALTVVTKSGDLLDVPGNSVISPLSLEAVGKTEFIVYLHVLKETVSAEGIRLYADDPPVLQRVLHKLQLSTEPVLDGTVASMGLAAVSQDEDGAWHTSPDWVPALMLVGPNPFLERLLTTLDDLLDQVRQQLLTNISDTYLRTDRLTNARRALFEVHRLIAMRRDMFRQVYVHPYHLFDALRRLYFEACCYLEMLPDEQMPVYQHEQLNESLGGWIRLLTRNFQPEATRSTHKAFQAKEGQFQMSPLPPEIRSASEAYLLVQRTNPGERTPLEGVKLASPSRLPLVRRQALKGVPFKHVPYPSFPHALGPEIDWYLLSQGEEWQHALREDGLAFYVTPALRGAQTSLFWRRS; encoded by the coding sequence ATGCAGCGGTACAAGCTCGCACGGGTCCGCTGGCACGTAGGCCAGACGCTTCTTCCGGAGCATTTCGTCGCGCAGGAGGACGCGCTGGACGCGGAGATCCGCCTCCATGCCACCCTGTCCGGCCTGCCGTCCTACGGCGTCGCGAACCTGGCCTGGAACGAGTCGCTCCTGCAGAGCGGCAGCCTGTCCATCTCCGCGCTCACCGTCGTCACCAAGTCCGGGGACCTGCTGGACGTCCCGGGCAACTCCGTCATCTCGCCGCTGTCGCTTGAAGCCGTCGGCAAGACGGAGTTCATCGTCTACCTGCACGTGCTGAAGGAGACCGTCAGCGCGGAGGGCATCCGCCTGTACGCGGATGATCCGCCGGTGCTCCAGCGCGTGCTGCACAAGCTGCAGCTGTCCACGGAGCCGGTGCTGGATGGCACCGTCGCCTCCATGGGCCTGGCCGCCGTGTCCCAGGACGAGGACGGCGCGTGGCACACGTCCCCGGACTGGGTGCCCGCGCTGATGCTCGTGGGGCCCAACCCCTTCCTGGAGCGGCTGCTCACCACCCTGGATGACCTGCTGGATCAGGTCCGCCAGCAGCTGCTCACCAACATCTCCGACACGTACCTGCGCACGGACCGGCTCACCAACGCGCGCCGGGCGCTCTTTGAAGTGCACCGTCTCATCGCGATGCGCCGGGACATGTTCCGGCAGGTGTACGTGCACCCGTACCACCTGTTCGACGCGCTTCGCCGGCTGTACTTCGAGGCGTGCTGCTACCTGGAGATGCTCCCGGACGAGCAGATGCCGGTGTACCAGCACGAGCAGCTCAACGAGTCGCTGGGAGGGTGGATCCGCCTGCTCACGCGCAACTTCCAGCCGGAGGCCACGCGCTCCACGCACAAGGCCTTCCAGGCGAAGGAAGGGCAGTTCCAGATGTCGCCGCTGCCGCCGGAGATCCGCTCCGCGAGCGAGGCGTACCTGCTGGTGCAGCGCACCAACCCCGGGGAGCGCACGCCGCTGGAGGGCGTGAAGCTGGCCAGCCCGTCCCGGTTGCCGCTGGTGCGCCGCCAGGCCCTGAAGGGCGTGCCGTTCAAGCACGTGCCATATCCGTCGTTCCCGCATGCGCTGGGGCCGGAGATTGACTGGTACCTGCTCAGCCAGGGCGAGGAGTGGCAGCACGCGCTGCGCGAGGACGGCCTGGCCTTCTACGTGACGCCGGCGCTGCGGGGCGCCCAGACGTCGCTGTTCTGGCGGAGGAGCTAG